One region of Quercus lobata isolate SW786 chromosome 2, ValleyOak3.0 Primary Assembly, whole genome shotgun sequence genomic DNA includes:
- the LOC115978113 gene encoding subtilisin-like protease SBT3, with translation MVSHTPYYVCLIFFSITHLVSTLAESDNYIIHMDVSEKPKDFGSHHEWYLSTLTSALETSKLSTTNTFSTATSKLIYSYTHVIDGFAASLSLSELEALKSSPGFVSSIKDLPVKADTTHSPDFLGLSSNSGLWPVTNYGQDVIIGVVDTGIWPESESYNDKGMSEVPSRWKGQCEFGTKFNTSFCNKKLIGARFFNKGLIAKDPNATKTINNSTRDTDGHGTHTSSTAAGNYVQGASFFGYATGTARGIAPKARVAMYKALWDEGSYSSDIMAAIDQAILDGVDVISISLGIDGVPLHTDPIAIATFGALKKGVFVSTSAGNQGPLLGTLHNGIPWVLTVAAGTMDRDYNGVVTLGNGVQLLGSSLYIGKWNSSSNKIPIVFFDACDNLKTLQKVGYKIVVCQDKKGSLSDQVQNVDDAKVVAAVFITNVTDLEFYIQNSYPAIFLNMKNGETVKDYIKTSKSNPKASLVFKKTTLGTKPSPRVSSYSAKGPSISCPFVLKPDIMAPGSLVLASWPPKIPVASDGSSSLYSKFNLLSGTSMSCPQAAGVAALLKSAHPDWSPAAIRSAMMTTSDAFDNTLKPITDLGDDNHPASPFAFGAGHINPNNALDPGLIYDVNAQDYVNVLCGLKYTNRQIQIITKSASNNCSNKSLDLNYPSFVAFFNAKASKSSFKSVREFHRTVTNVGEGQSTYVASVTPIKEIKVSVTPEKLVFKNKNEKQSFKLSIEGPQRLKEESVFGYLRWVDSASKRMVSSPIVATRYSSEFVP, from the coding sequence ATGGTTTCTCATACTCCCTACTATGTGTGCCTTATCTTTTTCTCAATCACTCACCTTGTCTCCACCTTAGCAGAATCTGATAACTACATCATTCACATGGATGTATCAGAGAAGCCCAAAGACTTTGGTAGCCACCATGAGTGGTACTTGTCCACTCTAACCTCTGCATTAGAAACTTCTAAACttagcaccaccaatacttTTTCTACCGCCACTTCTAAACTTATCTATAGCTACACTCACGTTATAGATGGCTTTGCTGCAAGTCTATCACTTTCTGAGCTTGAGGCCTTAAAAAGCTCTCCAGGTTTTGTTTCTTCAATCAAGGACTTGCCTGTGAAGGCTGACACAACTCACTCACCTGACTTTCTTGGCCTTAGTAGCAACTCGGGCTTATGGCCAGTGACAAACTATGGCCAAGATGTCATAATTGGAGTGGTAGATACAGGAATTTGGCCAGAAAGTGAAAGTTACAATGACAAGGGCATGTCCGAAGTTCCTTCAAGGTGGAAGGGTCAATGTGAATTTGGCACCAAATTCAACACATCTTTTTGCAACAAGAAGCTAATTGGTGCAAGGTTCTTTAACAAAGGTCTAATTGCCAAAGACCCCAACGCGACCAAGACCATTAATAATTCCACACGAGACACAGATGGTCATGGGACCCACACTTCAAGCACGGCTGCTGGGAATTATGTGCAAGGTGCATCATTTTTTGGCTATGCCACAGGAACTGCTAGAGGCATAGCTCCAAAAGCCAGAGTGGCCATGTACAAGGCCTTGTGGGATGAGGGTTCTTATTCATCCGATATTATGGCTGCCATTGATCAAGCAATTTTAGATGGTGTAGATGTCATATCCATATCATTGGGCATTGATGGTGTACCACTGCATACTGACCCAATTGCCATAGCCACATTTGGAGCCTTGAAAAAGGGTGTGTTTGTGTCCACTTCAGCAGGAAATCAAGGGCCTCTTCTTGGGACCTTACACAATGGCATCCCATGGGTTTTAACCGTTGCTGCTGGTACCATGGACCGTGACTATAATGGAGTTGTTACTCTTGGCAATGGAGTTCAACTCTTGGGCTCATCTTTGTATATTGGGAAATGGAATTCATCTTCCAATAAAATCCCAATCGTTTTCTTTGATGCTTGTGACAATCTCAAGACATTGCAGAAAGTTGGGTACAAGATTGTTGTGTGCCAAGATAAGAAAGGCTCATTGTCTGACCAAGTTCAAAATGTTGACGATGCAAAAGTGGTAGCTGCGGTCTTTATAACCAACGTTACTGACTTGGAGTTCTACATCCAAAACTCATATCCAGCAATTTTCTTGAACATGAAGAATGGAGAAACTGTCAAAGACTACATCAAAACCAGCAAGTCCAACCCAAAAGCAAGCCTTGTGTTCAAAAAGACAACTCTTGGTACCAAACCATCACCAAGAGTTAGTAGCTACAGTGCTAAAGGGCCATCTATAAGCTGCCCATTTGTGCTGAAGCCTGACATAATGGCTCCTGGTTCATTAGTCTTAGCCTCATGGCCACCAAAAATCCCAGTTGCCAGTGACGGCAGTTCCTCTCTATATAGTAAGTTCAATTTATTGTCTGGTACATCCATGTCTTGCCCACAAGCAGCAGGAGTGGCAGCGCTATTGAAATCAGCACACCCTGATTGGAGTCCTGCAGCCATTAGATCTGCCATGATGACCACATCGGATGCATTCGACAACACACTCAAACCAATCACAGACCTTGGTGATGATAACCATCCAGCCAGTCCTTTTGCCTTTGGAGCTGGACACATCAATCCCAACAATGCATTAGACCCTGGTCTAATATACGATGTGAATGCACAAGATTATGTGAATGTTCTATGTGGTCTAAAGTATACCAATCGACAAATTCAAATCATCACCAAATCAGCTTCAAATAATTGTTCCAACAAGTCCTTGGACCTTAACTACCCATCTTTCGTTGCATTTTTCAATGCCAAGGCCTCCAAATCTAGTTTTAAAAGTGTACGAGAATTTCATAGAACAGTGACCAATGTTGGAGAGGGACAATCAACCTATGTTGCAAGTGTGACACccattaaagaaattaaagtcaGTGTCACGCCAGAGAAATTGGTgttcaaaaacaagaatgagAAGCAAAGTTTCAAGCTGAGTATTGAAGGTCCACAAAGGCTGAAAGAGGAGTCAGTTTTCGGTTATCTTCGTTGGGTGGATAGTGCAAGTAAACGAATGGTCTCAAGCCCCATAGTGGCCACACGTTACAGCTCGGAATTTGTGCCATAG
- the LOC115974162 gene encoding transcription factor bHLH95-like isoform X2, translated as MEEEKEVLVGRKRNRRSGKAEGGGGGGESEHETHIRTERQRRKKMSNMFTSLHALLPLLPAKVDRSTIVNEAVNYIKTLEHTLQTLQKQRIEKLQSGMIVEYETWSSPNVVLNLCGDDAQISVCSPRKPGLLATIFKILEKHKLNVVSAHISSDNCRSLYMIHAHAGGASDEYSEAFSVEEMFKLAVGEMNLWLLSH; from the exons ATGGAAGAAGAGAAGGAAGTATTGGTGGGTCGGAAGCGAAATAGAAGAAGTGGAAAGGCtgaaggtggtggtggtggtggtgaatcGGAGCATGAGACACACATAAGGACGGAGAGACAAAGGAGGAAAAAGATGAGTAACATGTTCACTAGTCTTCATGCTTTGCTTCCTCTACTTCCTGCCAAG GTAGACAGGTCCACCATTGTTAATGAGGCAGTGAATTATATCAAGACCCTTGAACACACTCTCCAGACATTGCAAAAGCAAAGGATCGAAAAGCTCCAAAGTGGAATGATAGTTGAATATGAG ACGTGGTCTTCGCCAAATGTTGTGTTGAATTTGTGTGGAGATGATGCTCAAATCAGTGTTTGTTCTCCGAGGAAGCCAGGGCTATTGGCCACCATCTTTAAAATACTAGAGAAGCATAAACTGAATGTGGTGTCTGCTCACATTTCCTCGGATAATTGTCGTAGTCTGTACATGATCCATGCCCAT GCTGGTGGAGCTTCTGATGAATATTCAGAGGCATTCTCGGTGGAGGAAATGTTCAAACTTGCAGTAGGTGAAATGAACCTGTGGCTCTTGTCACATTGA
- the LOC115974160 gene encoding probable serine/threonine-protein kinase At1g01540 — MSEYNFLNDQLSKRTSIFGLRLWVVLGMCVGAAIVLVLFLISLWFISRRNSSAASSSSSASSTSKHNNKSSQSLTIIPNVSKEIQEIRIDQDPKPKPTSNPDPLPELEPVAARPQLLLLQQQEEESPATGKNRIHIEIGKDHRISYPERVTGSSHGSGETRSGDQATIVGPEVSHLGWGHWYTLRELEVSTNGFADENVIGEGGYGIVYRGLMEDNTNVAVKNLLNNRGQAEKEFKVEVEAIGRVRHKNLVRLLGYCAEGAHRMLVYEYVDNGNLEQWLHGDVGPCSPLTWEVRMNIILGTAKGLTYLHEGLEPKVVHRDIKSSNILLDKQWNPKVSDFGLAKLLGSEKSYVTTRVMGTFGYVAPEYASTGMLNERSDVYSFGILLMEIISGRNPVDYSRPAGEVNLVEWLKTMVTNRNAEGVLDPRLPEKPSSRALKRALLVALRCVDPNAQKRPKMGHVIHMLEADEFPFRDDRRAGRLQRDGTRDMLMEKHVTESGESSGYESGAQINRSLWRKQEPEEQ; from the exons ATGTCTGAGTACAACTTCTTAAACGACCAGCTCTCAAAGCGAACCTCAATTTTCGGTTTACGCTTATGGGTAGTACTTGGAATGTGTGTTGGAGCAGCAATAGTTCTTGTACTTTTCCTTATATCTCTTTGGTTCATCTCTAGGCGTAACAGTTcagctgcttcttcttcttcttcagcttCTTCTACTTCAAAGCACAACAACAAGTCGTCTCAGAGCCTTACTATAATTCCAAACGTGTCCAAAGAAATCCAAGAAATCAGAATCGACCAGGACCCGAAACCGAAACCCACATCAAACCCCGACCCACTACCGGAATTGGAGCCAGTAGCAGCCAGACCCCAACTCCTGCTTCTTCAGCAACAAGAGGAAGAGAGTCCAGCTACTGGGAAGAACAGAATTCACATTGAAATTGGTAAAGACCACCGGATTTCGTACCCGGAGCGGGTTACCGGGTCGAGTCATGGAAGTGGGGAGACCCGGTCGGGTGACCAGGCTACGATTGTAGGGCCAGAGGTCTCGCACTTGGGGTGGGGCCATTGGTATACTCTCAGAGAGCTTGAGGTTTCCACTAATGGTTTTGCTGATGAGAATGTGATTGGTGAAGGTGGGTATGGGATTGTTTACCGTGGTCTTATGGAGGATAACACCAACGTTGCTGTCAAGAATTTGCTCAATAATAG AGGACAAGCTGAGAAGGAGTTTAAGGTTGAAGTTGAAGCAATTGGACGTGTTCGGCATAAGAATTTAGTGAGGTTGCTCGGTTATTGTGCTGAAGGAGCTCATAG GATGCTTGTTTATGAGTATGTTGACAATGGAAACTTAGAACAGTGGCTTCATGGAGATGTTGGACCTTGCAGCCCACTTACCTGGGAGGTTCGTATGAATATAATACTTGGAACTGCAAAAGG ATTGACATACCTACATGAGGGTCTTGAGCCCAAGGTTGTTCACCGTGATATTAAGTCAAGCAATATTTTGCTTGATAAGCAGTGGAATCCAAAGGTGTCTGACTTTGGCCTAGCAAAGCTCTTGGGCTCGGAGAAGAGTTATGTGACAACTCGTGTGATGGGAACATTTGG ATATGTGGCTCCAGAATATGCCAGTACTGGCATGTTGAATGAAAGAAGTGATGTGTATAGTTTTGGAATTCTTCTTATGGAGATCATTTCTGGGAGAAACCCTGTAGACTATAGCCGCCCTGCTGGAGAG GTGAACCTAGTTGAGTGGCTTAAAACCATGGTTACAAATCGGAATGCGGAGGGAGTTTTGGATCCTAGGTTGCCAGAGAAGCCTTCTTCAAGGGCACTGAAGCGTGCTCTGTTAGTAGCTTTACGCTGTGTGGACCCAAATGCTCAGAAAAGGCCGAAGATGGGGCATGTTATACATATGCTTGAAGCTGATGAGTTTCCCTTCCGTGAT GACCGAAGAGCTGGACGCTTACAGCGTGATGGTACAAGGGATATGTTGATGGAGAAGCATGTTACTGAATCTGGTGAGAGCAGTGGTTATGAAAGTGGTGCTCAAATCAATAGGTCTTTGTGGAGAAAGCAAGAACCTGAAGAGCAGTAG
- the LOC115974162 gene encoding transcription factor bHLH95-like isoform X1: MEEEKEVLVGRKRNRRSGKAEGGGGGGESEHETHIRTERQRRKKMSNMFTSLHALLPLLPAKVDRSTIVNEAVNYIKTLEHTLQTLQKQRIEKLQSGMIVEYEVPFLITSQAEELKLKEEFLANKESSKNFLMSTKTCQSCLIPPCFQTWSSPNVVLNLCGDDAQISVCSPRKPGLLATIFKILEKHKLNVVSAHISSDNCRSLYMIHAHAGGASDEYSEAFSVEEMFKLAVGEMNLWLLSH; the protein is encoded by the exons ATGGAAGAAGAGAAGGAAGTATTGGTGGGTCGGAAGCGAAATAGAAGAAGTGGAAAGGCtgaaggtggtggtggtggtggtgaatcGGAGCATGAGACACACATAAGGACGGAGAGACAAAGGAGGAAAAAGATGAGTAACATGTTCACTAGTCTTCATGCTTTGCTTCCTCTACTTCCTGCCAAG GTAGACAGGTCCACCATTGTTAATGAGGCAGTGAATTATATCAAGACCCTTGAACACACTCTCCAGACATTGCAAAAGCAAAGGATCGAAAAGCTCCAAAGTGGAATGATAGTTGAATATGAGGTACCATTCTTGATTACATCACAAGCAGAAGAACTCAAATTAAAGGAAGAATTTTTAGCTAACAAGGAATCATCAAAGAACTTCTTAATGTCAACAAAAACCTGTCAATCATGTCTGATTCCTCCTTGCTTTCAGACGTGGTCTTCGCCAAATGTTGTGTTGAATTTGTGTGGAGATGATGCTCAAATCAGTGTTTGTTCTCCGAGGAAGCCAGGGCTATTGGCCACCATCTTTAAAATACTAGAGAAGCATAAACTGAATGTGGTGTCTGCTCACATTTCCTCGGATAATTGTCGTAGTCTGTACATGATCCATGCCCAT GCTGGTGGAGCTTCTGATGAATATTCAGAGGCATTCTCGGTGGAGGAAATGTTCAAACTTGCAGTAGGTGAAATGAACCTGTGGCTCTTGTCACATTGA